The proteins below are encoded in one region of Streptomyces ficellus:
- a CDS encoding trypsin-like serine peptidase — protein sequence MRPIRPLLAAASVAAALALTATACGPGDDNAGGAPTAAASPTQDGKITIPDDLKDRLKERGIDLDKWRNGEWKNWDKDTWLREAKDYVNPIIEDLWDPDRMRDAEQPERPVEEGDIDGDEGVTDPTPEPVEAQAVKAPFHSAVPEAGKVLFDGPEGSMVCSATVVKDPANPGKSNLVWTAGHCVHAGKNGGWYRNIAFVPAYNDSGKKGAELERATREEMAPYGVWWGDWAQTSEQWISQGAATGGQGAPYDFAVIHVTPEKGGNGKSLEETVGSALPVEFAAPAASGIAEMEATGYPAAPPFDGQQMFQCADKPGRLSLRADQPTMYRIGCTMTGGSSGGGWVAQGKDGKPALVSNTSIGPVTAGWLAGPRLGDEAKGIYEEVSEKFAGR from the coding sequence ATGCGACCCATTCGTCCGCTGCTCGCCGCAGCCTCCGTCGCCGCGGCGCTGGCGCTGACCGCCACGGCCTGCGGCCCCGGCGACGACAACGCGGGCGGGGCGCCGACCGCTGCCGCCAGCCCGACGCAGGACGGCAAGATCACGATTCCGGACGATCTGAAGGACCGGCTCAAGGAGCGCGGGATCGATCTGGACAAGTGGAGGAACGGCGAGTGGAAGAACTGGGACAAGGACACGTGGCTGCGTGAGGCCAAGGACTACGTCAACCCGATCATCGAGGACCTGTGGGACCCGGACCGGATGCGGGACGCCGAGCAGCCCGAACGGCCGGTCGAGGAAGGGGACATCGACGGTGACGAGGGTGTGACGGACCCGACGCCCGAGCCGGTCGAGGCCCAGGCCGTGAAGGCGCCGTTCCACTCCGCGGTGCCGGAGGCGGGCAAGGTCCTCTTCGACGGACCCGAGGGCTCGATGGTCTGCTCGGCGACCGTGGTGAAGGACCCCGCGAACCCGGGCAAGTCCAACCTGGTGTGGACGGCGGGCCACTGCGTGCACGCCGGTAAGAACGGCGGCTGGTACCGCAACATCGCGTTCGTCCCCGCGTACAACGACAGCGGCAAGAAGGGCGCGGAGCTGGAGCGGGCGACCCGCGAGGAGATGGCCCCCTACGGCGTGTGGTGGGGCGACTGGGCGCAGACCTCCGAGCAGTGGATCTCCCAGGGTGCCGCCACCGGTGGCCAGGGCGCTCCGTACGACTTCGCGGTCATCCACGTGACCCCGGAGAAGGGCGGCAACGGCAAGTCGCTGGAGGAGACGGTGGGTTCGGCCCTGCCGGTCGAGTTCGCCGCCCCGGCGGCTTCGGGGATCGCCGAGATGGAGGCGACCGGGTACCCGGCGGCGCCGCCGTTCGACGGCCAGCAGATGTTCCAGTGCGCGGACAAGCCGGGCCGGCTGTCCCTCCGGGCGGACCAGCCGACGATGTACCGCATCGGCTGCACCATGACGGGCGGTTCCTCCGGTGGCGGCTGGGTCGCGCAGGGCAAGGACGGCAAGCCCGCGCTGGTGTCCAACACCTCCATCGGCCCGGTGACGGCGGGCTGGCTGGCCGGTCCGCGCCTGGGCGACGAGGCGAAGGGCATCTACGAAGAGGTCAGCGAGAAGTTCGCGGGCCGGTAG
- a CDS encoding trypsin-like serine peptidase has product MRSIRPLLAVTGLVAALTLTATACGPTEDKATGTPAPASPADGQGGGQGDGATLPKDIADKLKEHGVDPEKWKNGEWKNWDKDTWLREAKDFVNPVIEGLWKPERMQSATSPQKTMATGAATGDQGATDPEPRPVRAEAERKPYHENAAPVGKVFFDSPEGSMVCSATVVKDPKNPGKSNLVWTAGHCVHAGRSGGWFRNIAFVPAYNDLGKSPATLEKAAPREVAPYGVYWADWVATSGEWIDQGGPTGGEGAPYDYAVMHVKPENGTKSLEETVGVALDVDFDAPEAASIPAMGAWGYPAAPPYDGALMHKCVDRPGRLTLSPGTPTMWRIGCTMTGGSSGGGWFIEKPGKKLALVSNTSIGPVTAGWLAGPRLDRGAEQIYTMMSDKFAGR; this is encoded by the coding sequence ATGCGATCCATACGTCCGCTCCTGGCCGTCACCGGCCTGGTGGCGGCTCTCACGCTGACGGCCACCGCCTGTGGTCCCACCGAGGACAAGGCGACCGGCACGCCCGCGCCGGCGAGCCCCGCCGACGGCCAGGGCGGCGGACAGGGTGACGGCGCCACGCTTCCGAAGGACATCGCCGACAAGCTCAAGGAGCACGGCGTCGACCCGGAGAAGTGGAAGAACGGCGAGTGGAAGAACTGGGACAAGGACACCTGGCTGCGTGAGGCCAAGGACTTCGTCAACCCGGTGATCGAAGGGCTCTGGAAGCCCGAGCGGATGCAGTCCGCCACGTCCCCGCAGAAGACGATGGCCACCGGTGCCGCCACGGGCGACCAGGGCGCCACCGACCCCGAACCGCGGCCGGTGCGGGCGGAGGCGGAGCGCAAGCCGTACCACGAGAACGCCGCCCCGGTCGGCAAGGTCTTCTTCGACTCCCCGGAAGGCTCGATGGTCTGCTCCGCGACCGTCGTCAAGGACCCGAAGAACCCCGGCAAGTCCAACCTCGTGTGGACGGCGGGCCACTGTGTGCACGCGGGGCGGTCGGGCGGCTGGTTCCGCAACATCGCCTTCGTGCCCGCGTACAACGACCTGGGCAAGTCCCCCGCCACCCTGGAGAAGGCCGCGCCGCGGGAGGTCGCCCCGTACGGCGTCTACTGGGCGGACTGGGTCGCGACCTCCGGCGAGTGGATCGACCAGGGCGGCCCGACCGGCGGTGAGGGCGCGCCGTACGACTACGCCGTGATGCACGTGAAGCCGGAGAACGGCACCAAGTCCCTGGAGGAGACGGTGGGCGTCGCGCTCGACGTCGACTTCGACGCCCCGGAGGCGGCCAGCATCCCGGCGATGGGTGCCTGGGGCTACCCGGCCGCCCCGCCCTACGACGGTGCGCTGATGCACAAGTGCGTGGACCGTCCGGGGCGCCTCACCCTGTCGCCCGGTACGCCGACGATGTGGCGGATCGGCTGCACCATGACCGGTGGCTCCTCCGGCGGCGGCTGGTTCATCGAGAAGCCGGGCAAGAAGCTGGCGCTGGTGTCCAACACGTCCATCGGCCCGGTGACGGCGGGCTGGCTGGCCGGCCCCCGCCTGGACCGGGGCGCGGAGCAGATCTACACCATGATGAGCGACAAGTTCGCGGGCAGGTAG